ACCATTACTGACACTACtgaaaatcgagctgttacaaataGACTTAGAATTTATATATCtatataatactatatatatatatatagctcttATTAGGTTTATAAGAGTTAATAGGGTTAAATGTCATTTAATATAACACCTTCATCCATTTTAGACAACCAGTACGAATGAAAAATTCCACCGAAGCATGTATAAAAAAGAAATATTGAATTTATTtaagaattgaaaatttgaaacatttttaaaaaataattaaaatatattttagataAGATTCAaagttttaaaatcatttaaGATTTATTAGGGTTAATTGAAGGTGATTGAAATCCAAAAAAGGTAAAACTATTTAAAATAGTATAGAGTTGAAAACAAGCATGACGTGGGACTTTTGATATAGTGACAAAACTTATTAAGTAGCGTTGTCACGATGTAACTTATGCGACGTCGAGATGTTAAGTGACTAGGTCGCAACGTTACAATTCCATAGTTGTGACATCGAGTAATCAAGTCACGAAGTCAAAATTTCATGGTGGTAATATGACTTACATGAATATGCCTAATACACTTCTAAACGTGTTCTTAAGTCTTTTTATTCATGATTCTGCCCAAAATTTGTAAGAATATCGCTTCGTGGAATATCTTCAACTTTGATCTTTAAGCATTTAGAGTTTCTTCTGTTTTTTTTTCATTACTCTTATGTATTTAGTTTCTctctaaattttaattatatatattttattttcttctatcaataaattttcttttattaataataatagcgcacttttctatttttttcctgCAATCTGTCATAATCTATTGGTTGATTGTTATTCCATATTCATGTATTTTCCATATTCATAATATATTGTTGGGTTAAATATATTaatcttaaatatatatttttctttttaaaattttagatttaataaaataaacataaggaAAGGAACAAGAAGCTATTTTACATGATATCTTCTCActcactctctctctctctctctctctctctctctctctctctctctctctctctctctctctcttttctaaGAAAAAATCTCTCCAAAAGATTGTTTGTCCACTTTATCTCTTTTCACTTctgacttttttttcttttaatacacattaaatataaattatttaacttTGTTCTTATTTTACGCTTTGAAATttgtattatattattatttataattaaaattgttttatttatttaattcattcacatactttaaaaattattatatatttaatttagttaatattttgtatatgattttataaatgttattttaaattgtgaaatttaattttatgcaacattaatttataatttcaaaggttaatttttacattatattaaaaaatagtaataattcTCTTATTGTTTTTTATTTGGTGCATTTCTAATTAATCTTAATATAACAAATTGTAAAGATTTTCGACGAGTGGAACTAATTGTTCATATAGTGCTTATTCTTATCAAGATCATTTTACATTTTCGACAATAACATGATTTTTATATGAAAAATTTATCCCattcataattatttaatttttaaacatcataAATAAAATTAGTAGAAAGCACATACATTTATgaagtattttttaaaataaaacatataatggtcttgaaaataatgaaaatttcaacatctctatattaaaatatattattttaaatatatgttttaactttataatttgtttttacactaattatataaaatttattacttGTTTAAATAgttctatttttttcaatttaattattttgattatcaaaGTTTACTCATTTTTATTAtccattttatttttctctttcaaaTTCAATGAATTTTTTGATAGCGTTGGCCGATTGTAAagttaaatataatattatttacaattttaatagtatctaaattgatatgaaatgtttTTTATTGAAAGCAATATTGAGAATAagataaatgttttaaattttcaattcatATATTAAGTAATGTTAGTTTTTATTtgacttaaagaaaataaaaattgaaatttatattgtgaaatcatatataagatgtttaaaaattaaataaattaattaaaaataacaagAATCACTAACGGATGAATTtctaataaaagaattaaattttatattttttcttaacataaataaataaatttatttattttttgaataaaaagtAAAATGGATGATGgcacttttactttttttttaataaaatggtaaaatacaATTCACCGAGTTTAttctaaatattaatttttttttattttttctttcactCACCTGTATCTGACGTAATCTAGTATCTAAAATCTAAATACGTGGAAATCAATATGGATACTAACCTACCTTGGTTCAGATTCACAGTCGTTttcgtcttttttttttttgaatgattgAATTACTTTGTTTTTAGGGGAAGGCAGTAGATTATATGATTATCTGTTTATTTGCTGATTCATTACATTAAAATGTTACCAAATCAACTGTAAAAAGTCGAAAAGCGCAAGAAACGCTTCCCGGAATTTAATGGTGGCAGATCAGTTTCCATCCGCTGTTTCACTGACTCTCTTCGCTTCCATTTGGTGCAACAAAGCGATCCCTGATTCAATCCACCGCTTTTGCTGATTTTGGACCTTTGTTTTCAAGTGgtataataaaattttctacccTTTTCTTAATCGTTTTTTTCCCTTTGGTTTATTGTTCCTGGAATTTGCTTGCTTTCACGCTTATTCTTCTAAGCAAAATTGGGTTGTTTATTTATTTCGGTCTTTAATAAATTACTTTTTTAGTATTCCAATGCTATTTTAGGGGTTTTCCGTGTTGGTAATTATGCTTCTTGTTAGAGAATTATATCTGTTTGAGCTAACGTTTTACTATGGATTAATAGAATTGAACCATATTATACGTTTCTTAATTTGGTTTCGAATGCTTTCTTAGTCTTTATGAGTGTTGGGATTTGTGCCTTTTGAGAGAACTATAACTGCTTGAGTTAACTTCATGCTGTGTATCTAATCGTTGATATATTTCTTAATTGTTGGGCAATGAGCAATTGCTGGTTTTTGTCCCTTGTTGAATTGACTAATGAAGCATGACATTCAAGGTGGAGTCCTTCCTCTTTTTTTCCCTGCTTGTAACTATTCAGCTGCTAAAATGAGCAGAGTTTTTGTTTGGTTTATTAATTTAGGTTTTTCTATTTCTACTTTTGTGCTTTTTTTCCTCCTTTTCTTTGAAAGctgtaatttgatttttaaagggGTCCCTTTCTTGCTTTGTCATATACCTGCCTATAGTTTTCAGGATTCTCAATTCACACGAGAAATATCAAGAACTGTAACTTTCAAATATATTTGATTCCCATCTCATGAGCGAGGCTGCTGCTGTTCTTGCGATGGCAATTGATATATCATCTCTTTGCAATACTGTTGGCTGAAATTGAAGGAGGAAAAACCAAAAGACAATGGAAGAATCACAGGGGGATTTTCTTCCATCTGACGTTCCTGAATCTACATCTTCCAATAACTGTGAAAGGAATACTTCAAGTGCACATTCAAATCGTTGGTCTGGCTTTCCAGGTGTGAAGAAGAGAGGACACAGCAGTCGCTCATGGATAAAGATTGACCAAGATGGGAATGTGAAGATTTTGGAACTTGATAAAGCTAAAATAATGAGACAGTGTTCTTTGCCATCCAGGGACCTAAGGCTTTTGGACCCTTTGTTTATTTATCCTTCAACAATACTAGGAAGGGAGAAGGCTATTGTGGTCAGTCTTGAGCAAATAAGATGCATAATCACAGCTGAGGAGGTTATCTTGATGAACTCTTTGGACATAAATGTTGTCCAATATAAGTCTGAATTATGCAAGCGTCTTCAGGCAAAGAAAGACCAATCTGGTAAAAATGCATTCTTAATAGCCTGTAGTTTAGTTTGGTTTCAAGTGGATGGCTGAAAGAGTCTTAAATAAACAATATTGATTGCTACTTGCTGTTGAAATTATTGTTACAAAATATCTGATATACTCTCATATATTCCCACGATATCCACTGACTTGTTATCCTGTTTGGAGAAGCGTAAGAAAATGTTACTAAATTTGACTGCTATGCTGCTCCTTTGAAACAGAGACATCTATTAAAAGATTACTAATTTGAACTAAATGATTCTTCCTAAATTTATTAGTCCCCAAAGGGTTTTTATGGCAGTTCTTATTTGTCTCACcttctttctttatttatttggCAGTTTGGAAGTTGTCATATAACATGCTTACATAGTTATATTATCTACTTGTTTTATTCAGATGACCTGCCATTTGAATTTAGGGCTCTGGAACTGGCATTGGAACTAACTTGCATGTCACTTGATGTAAAGGTATTCCATAACCTCTATCACTAGCTAACTGTTAAAAATGCTTGAAATCTTTTTTCAAGTACATAACCAATTGGATTTCTTTTACTTGACACTGAGGGGATATCCTAGAGGTGCATCCTTGAGAGACATTTATATATTGATGCACAGGATAGGTTCCGGTCTCAGTAAATATGATGTTTTCATAGCCGACTCATTGCATATAATTTGTAGATCTTTGTATTTAGCATGCATCATCATCCAATAAAGCCAAATGTGTCTTTGTGATAATACAAGTTCTGGTCTTATAGAAAAAAGGAGGCCAAGTGTGTCTTTGTGATACTATTTGTTCTGGTCTTATAGAAAAAAGATTAGGGTAAATAGCAAGGGCGAAACAAGGAATTTTTGTGTTATGGGGACTGAGATAAAATTATAGaattttggggggggggggggcaaagctaaaaattttgtggtaaaaggatttaaattaaattattaatttttgggAGGGGCCAAAAATGGAAATTTTCCATTTAATCAAGGGGTTAACAggcttaaattgaattattaacttTTAGGAAGGACTAAAAGTGAAAATTTTCCATTAAACCAAGGTGGGGCCGAGACCCCTGCCTGCCCCCTTGGCTTTGTCCCTTGTAATTAGGCTAGCTAAACTAAAGTAAAGAACTTGGAAATCAATGTTCATGTTGGTATGAAATCATAATAAGCTAAAATCCTTTACATTCGGAAAATTTATTTTCTATAGGTGAAAGAACTGGAAATGGAGATATATCCAGTGCTAGATGAACTAGCATCATCCATTAATACTCTTAACCTGGAGCGTGTTCGAAGGTTAAAAGGTCACCTCCTTACATTAACCCAGCGAGTTCAGAAGGTATAGATATTTATATACAGCGTGTTTTGGAATACACCTATTGTAGCTTTGTTTCTTATATAATTGATTCTAGATTGAAATTTCAGGTTCGAGATGAATTAGAGCATCTTATGGATGATGATGGTGACATGGCTGAGATGTACCTCACAGAGAAAAAACTAAGGTCAGAGGGCAACACCCCCCATGAAATAAATCCTCTAACTAATTTTTCCGGTGGGACCAGACAAGTTTCAAAATCTGCTCCTGTTTCACCAATAGCATCGACCAGTGGAGCTCCAAGATTGCAAAGGGCATTTAGCAGTATCGTGACTGCAAGTAAACAAGGAAGCTTATCTAGTTCACATGGTGGGGATAATATTGAGCAACTTGAAATGTTACTCGAAGCATACTTTGTTGTCATTGATCATACTCTTAGCAAGTTGTTATCGGTAAGAGACCTTTACCTTTATACTGTAGATATGTTAGTGTGGTACATCCTACTGGTCTAGAGGTCCAAGAACCGAGAATGATCTGTTTTTGCCACCCCTAAGTTTAACATATAGATGTTGCATTGACTTCAAGCGCCACAAGTAGTTTTTTCTTCCAGTACTTAGTAACCTATTATACTCAGCCACTGATGCCCAATCTTACTGGTTATGCAGCTGAAAGAGTACATTGATGACACTGAAGATCTGATCAACATTAAATTGGTGAGAATTGATTGATTGTTTCAATGATACCCTCTCTTTTTGGGTGTGCTTGATTGGAtggaaaagtgaaaagaaaataaattgagTGTGCTTGGTTGTGAAGAAAAGTGAAAGGAAAGAAAATTAGGGATAACCATTTTCTATCTTCCAAATTGGAAtgaagagaggaaagaaaaggaaatagatgtgtatgttaattcaaaattatgcatttttcaaatgttttattttctttatttaattgtaCCAGGCAATGGATGGAAAGAAAAtatactctctttttttttttcatttttttatctctCCTACCAAGCACACCTACGAAAAGAAAATTTGTGTTTTCCATCATTCTAATTTTTTATCCCGTCAATTTTCCAtccttttaattttctttccACTCTACCAAGCAAAGCCGtttagaaatgaaaaaaaaaaaaatttgaattgcaACTGGGGAAGTCGTAAGTAAATATTAATCAAAGATCAATTTTCTTCCTGTTTTGCTAAACAGGGCAATGTCCAGAACCATCTGATTCAATTTGAGTTACTTCTCACTGCGGCGACTTTTGTAGCCACATTATTCGCTGCTGTAGCAGGTGTGTTTGGAATGAACTTTGCAGCTTCGATTTTTGACTACCCGTCTGCATTTAGTTGGGTTCTCATTATAACAGGTGCTGGATGTGGGTTATTGTACTTTTCTTTCTTGTTGTATTTCAAGTACAAGAAAATATTCCCATTGTAAGCTCTTGAGTTTCAAGATGAAAACTACTATTATTCTTACGTCAAGTTGTTAGAATATATATTGCATTTGCAGTGCTTCGACAAATTGTCACCTTTCATCTTTCATCTTCAAAAGTTTTtggttaaatatatataaaaagtatttaaaagatAGGATATGTTGAAATATACTAATATTTGATACGTACAAGTATTAGAAGGGTAAGCCTGAAATACTGCAAAAAACATGCAGTTTTGAGGGTAATATTTACAAGCTCAAGAGAATGACAGCAAATTTAAGTATATCATTCAGGATGCAAGTGTTGTAGGTGGGCAACTATCCACAGTGCAGGCCAAGATGTCTCTATAATCTCTGGATATTCtgaaagaatcataaaccttCACGTCGCTGCTCTTCTTGTATTCAAACAGCAGGTTGGAATGATCGAAAGCAGTAAGTTTTACAAATCCATAATCATAATCTCTAAATAAACTCCATTTGGTCTTGAGAGTGGTGAATGGTGAAAGGCTTGCTCCTGCCCCTCCCGCAACAACATGTATTGTTCCCTTCAGTGTGCCCTTATAGTATCGTTTCTCATTGTCAGTGCATTGATTCTGTACCATGGGCCATTTCCAAAAATCAATTGTTTGCTAGGTATAAGAGAAAATGGAGATTCGAATCTCAAATATATAGCTCTGGGTTTGTTTATCCTTGAGTGAGTTTAATGTTAATCTTAGCAACACAAAATTTGCTGCCTTAAATATTGCAAAAATGTTTTAGGGGTACCTCGTATATAGGACATGTCCTTTCATAATTATGCGCATGACCATAGATGGCAATGTCAACCTTGTACTTCTGCCAGAGTTTTTGAAGGTTTTCCTTTGCCATTGGTTCTCCAAATGATCCTTCAACGGCATAACTGAGGTCAGAAGAGTAGCCGAGAACTCTATGTGCAAGAAAGACCAGCCATGGTTGTTTTTGTCTGTCAACTGATGCTAGGCAATGTTCGATGAACTTGTATTGCTCTGTTCCCTCTCTCCAATCATGTTCTGAGTCCGCTATGCAGAATCGGAACATGCCGTAGTCAGTGGAGTACCTGTGAAAATAAAATCCAATGCAAACAAGTTATAGTAGAAAATGAATTCATTTAGGAACTCATACAGAGACCTAAGTTACTGGACACGGTTACGTGTGCatgttcttttttttcttcatgtTTTTGGAGTATTCCTAGAAAGTTATATCTCCGTACCCATATCAACTATGTTGCTCGAAATGGAGATGTACTGTCAACATGCTATTTCTATTCACAACTGTTATAGGAAAAATTCATATACCCACTATATTGCTTGGTCTCATAACGGTCAGATAGATCTGTGTCTAACTCAGATATTTGTCAGATATAAGCACTTTAAGGAAAATAAAGAGTTAGTGACATAGAATACCAATATTTAGCTCTGTTTTCAGCAGGAACAAAAAACATAGTTTCAGCCAACACGCCACATTCGCCTCCAGAATCATTGTTCTCGTAGAAAGATCCAGTTCCGGGCCAATTACGTTCATGGTTACCACTAAACAGAAAACAATCAACATCGAGTGTCACATAAGTTGGAAATCAGAAGTAGACTACAAGCTCAAGCAAAGCCTGCTAGTGGACAACCTTGCAAGCATATAAGGCACAGCTGATGCAATAGGCTCAATCTGTGCAGTAAATTGGTCCCATTGTGAAATATATCCATTAGCATAACATATATCTCCAATGTGAAACA
This window of the Gossypium arboreum isolate Shixiya-1 chromosome 12, ASM2569848v2, whole genome shotgun sequence genome carries:
- the LOC108479545 gene encoding magnesium transporter MRS2-5, whose amino-acid sequence is MEESQGDFLPSDVPESTSSNNCERNTSSAHSNRWSGFPGVKKRGHSSRSWIKIDQDGNVKILELDKAKIMRQCSLPSRDLRLLDPLFIYPSTILGREKAIVVSLEQIRCIITAEEVILMNSLDINVVQYKSELCKRLQAKKDQSDDLPFEFRALELALELTCMSLDVKVKELEMEIYPVLDELASSINTLNLERVRRLKGHLLTLTQRVQKVRDELEHLMDDDGDMAEMYLTEKKLRSEGNTPHEINPLTNFSGGTRQVSKSAPVSPIASTSGAPRLQRAFSSIVTASKQGSLSSSHGGDNIEQLEMLLEAYFVVIDHTLSKLLSLKEYIDDTEDLINIKLGNVQNHLIQFELLLTAATFVATLFAAVAGVFGMNFAASIFDYPSAFSWVLIITGAGCGLLYFSFLLYFKYKKIFPL